One Urocitellus parryii isolate mUroPar1 chromosome 9, mUroPar1.hap1, whole genome shotgun sequence DNA segment encodes these proteins:
- the LOC113188748 gene encoding receptor-type tyrosine-protein phosphatase V-like, producing MRPPVLLVLLLWLPGFLAEEDPCHILEGSPDGEGRGPPLSVNISSQGSPPSLLLSWAPTQPGGLGHVLHLTSLSSPDGQQLQAHTNESSFEFQNLVPGSLYQLEVTALRPCGKNVTITLVARTAPSIVHGLQLHGSGSPASLEASWEDAPGEQDGYQLLLYHLESHTVAHNVSVSPETSSYNFGNLLPGSEYVLEVTTWAGNLQAKTSMHQWTEPVPPGHLVLHALDTCALQASWNSSEGAAWLHLVLKDLLGGSNLTVVVTRGVSNHTFLHLSPGTAYELTLSAAAGPHQAMGPSATECTYPSAPLDLVLTPVPPQLWASWKAGLGARDGYVLKLSGPVEKNTSLGPEACNATFSGPLPSGHYALELKVLAGSYDAWAQASAWLDDSTDQPRKDHGAKLQLEGLEASREPGRRALLYANDVPGLLGNISVPSGATHVTFYGLVPGAQYRVDIASSLGVITQSLMGRTSPLIPQSLEVISKNSPSDLTIGWALAPGQWDGYKVTWHQKGSQRSLGNLDLGPDNSSVTLKGLVPGFCYTVSVWAWAGNVSSSVQRIHSCTLPVPPANLNLGFAAQPPALRASWSPPPGGRDGFRLRLYSLGPLALKSEETLAPEAQNFSWAQLSPGSKFLVQVATLCGPEESSSANATAWTPPLAPLLVNVTSEGPTKLQASWVHASGNWDSYQVTVYQGGTHVATGFVGAEANSTSLSSLTPGTKYEVEIASWAGPLRTAAANVSGWTSPLMPSELLVSMQAGSAVVNLAWVSSPLGQGTCHAQLSEAGHLSWKEPLELGQARLMLRGLTPGRNFSLSVRCQAGPLQASTHPVVLPVEPGPVEDVRCQTEAAHLVLNWTMPAGDVDACLVVAEQLAAGGSTHLVFQAHTSEDALLLPRLEPATSYRLSLTTLGRNGLWSRTVTLVCATSAEVWHPPELAVAPKLEPETGMGVKITPGMFGKDDGQIQWYGVIATTNMTLARPPQEAINHTWYDHYYRGYDSYLAILLPNPFYPGPWAVPSSWTVPMGTEDCGQTQEICNGPLKPSSQYRFSIAAFTRFGPQDTTISFSAFSEPRASISPMKVPLLVLVGTVAGCALTICAVLGLLCRRRAKGQRAEKDGFSHELMPYSLRRTHRPIPIHSFRQSFEAKSAHAHEAFFQEFEELKEVGREQPRLEAEHPANTTKNRYPHVLPYDHSRVRLTPLEGEPHSDYINANFIPGYTHPQEFIATQGPLKKTLEDFWRLVWEQHVHIIVMLTVGMENGRVLCEHYWPANSSPVTHGHITIHLLAEESEHEWTKREFQLQHEIQQKQRRIKQMQFTTWPDHSIPEAPGSLLTFVELVREQARVTQGSGPILVHCSAGVGRTGTFVALSRLLQQLEEEQMVDVFNAVYALRLHRPLMIQTPSQYVFLHSCIMDRILEGPSDTSECRPISVRNFAQAFARRAANGNAGFLKEYQLLLQAIKDEASSSTSPPGYQQDSTVSYDRSQVQFSLVEESPSDDMPEAWLFPGGPSGCDHVVLTGPAGPEELWDLVWEHGALVLVSLCSSETQEKPQEFWPSEKQPIITDTVTVHWVAKSNTAGWPCTLFRVTHGESRKERQVQQLQLPCWEPGHELPATTLLPFLAAVGQCCSRGKSKKPSTLLSHSSKGMTQLGIFLAMEQLLQQAETESTVDVFNVALQQSQACGLMTPTLEQYIYLYNCLNSALMNGKT from the exons ATGAGGCCCCCAGTCCTGTTGGTCCTGCTCCTCTGGCTCCCGGGCTTTCTGGCTGAG GAAGACCCATGCCACATCTTGGAAGGGAGCCCAGATGGGGAGGGTAGAG GTCCACCCCTGAGCGTGAACATCAGCAGTCAGGGCAGCCCTCCCAGCCTCCTTCTGAGCTGGGCGCCGACCCAGCCAGGTGGGCTTGGACATGTTCTCCACCTCACAAGCCTGAGTTCTCCTGATGGGCAGCAGCTCCAGGCCCACACCAATGAATCCAGCTTTGAGTTCCAGAACCTGGTGCCCGGGAGTCTCTACCAGCTGGAAGTGACTGCCCTGCGACCCTGTGGAAAGAATGTCACCATCACCCTCGTAGCCCGCACGG CCCCATCAATTGTCCATGGACTGCAGCTCCATGGCTCTGGGAGCCCAGCCAGCCTGGAGGCCTCGTGGGAAGATGCCCCGGGGGAGCAGGATGGTTATCAACTTCTCCTCTACCACCTGGAATCCCATACAGTGGCACATAATGTCTCTGTGTCCCCGGAAACCTCGTCCTACAATTTTGGCAACCTCTTGCCAGGTAGCGAGTATGTTTTGGAGGTTACCACCTGGGCTGGCAATCTCCAAGCGAAGACCAGCATGCACCAGTGGACAG AACCCGTGCCTCCAGGTCACCTGGTGCTGCATGCCCTGGACACCTGTGCCCTGCAAGCCTCCTGGAACAGCTCCGAGGGGGCTGCCTGGCTCCACCTAGTGCTCAAAGACCTCCTAGGTGGCTCCAATCTGACTGTAGTGGTCACACGTGGCGTCTCCAATCACACCTTCCTCCACCTGTCTCCGGGCACAGCCTATGAATTGACACTTAGTGCTGCTGCTGGGCCTCATCAGGCCATGGGACCCAGTGCCACTGAGTGCACCT ATCCCTCTGCCCCACTGGACCTGGTGCTGACTCCTGTGCCCCCCCAGCTCTGGGCAAGCTGGAAGGCAGGGCTGGGTGCCCGGGATGGCTATGTGCTGAAGTTAAGCGGGCCAGTGGAGAAGAATACCTCTCTGGGCCCTGAGGCCTGCAATGCTACATTCTCAGGGCCCCTCCCCTCAGGACACTATGCTCTAGAGCTGAAGGTTCTGGCTGGGTCCTATGATGCCTGGGCCCAGGCCAGTGCCTGGCTTGATG ATTCTACAGACCAGCCCAGGAAGGACCATGGGGCCAAGTTGCAGCTGGAAGGGTTGGAAGCCAGCAGGGAGCCTGGGCGGCGGGCACTGCTCTATGCCAATGATGTCCCAGGCCTACTGGGAAACATCTCCGTGCCCTCTGGTGCCACCCACGTCACCTTCTATGGCCTGGTCCCTGGGGCACAGTACCGTGTGGATATTGCCTCATCCCTGGGAGTCATCACCCAGAGCCTCATGGGCCGCACAA GTCCCCTGATACCACAGTCACTGGAGGTCATCAGCAAGAACAGCCCATCTGACCTGACTATTGGCTGGGCCTTGGCACCAGGGCAGTGGGATGGCTACAAGGTCACTTGGCACCAGAAGGGCAGCCAGAGGTCACTGGGAAACCTTGATTTGGGCCCAGATAATTCCAGTGTGACTCTGAAGGGTCTGGTCCCTGGCTTCTGCTACACAGTGTCAGTATGGGCCTGGGCAGGGAACGTCAGCTCCAGCGTCCAAAGGATTCACTCCTGTACCC TCCCTGTTCCTCCTGCCAACTTGAACCTGGGCTTTGCTGCCCAGCCTCCGGCTCTGAGGGCTTCTTGGAGTCCCCCACCAGGTGGCAGGGATGGCTTCCGGCTGCGGCTTTACAGCCTGGGGCCCCTAGCTCTGAAAAGCGAGGAGACCCTGGCCCCAGAGGCCCAGAACTTCTCCTGGGCTCAGCTGTCCCCAGGCTCCAAGTTCCTGGTGCAGGTGGCCACCCTGTGTGGTCCAGAGGAGAGCAGCAGTGCCAATGCCACAGCATGGACCC CTCCTCTTGCCCCTCTTCTGGTCAACGTGACCAGTGAAGGCCCCACCAAGCTCCAGGCATCCTGGGTCCATGCTTCTGGGAACTGGGACAGCTACCAAGTGACCGTGTACCAAGGAGGTACCCATGTAGCCACTGGCTTCGTGGGAGCTGAGGCGAACAGCACAAGCCTCTCGTCTCTGACTCCGGGCACTAAGTACGAGGTGGAGATTGCCTCGTGGGCTGGGCCTCTTCGCACCGCAGCAGCCAATGTCTCCGGTTGGACCT CCCCGCTCATGCCCAGTGAGTTGTTGGTGTCCATGCAGGCGGGCAGTGCTGTGGTCAACCTGGCCTGGGTCAGCAGCCCCTTGGGGCAGGGAACCTGCCATGCCCAACTCTCAGAAGCTGGGCACCTCTCCTGGAAGGAGCCTTTGGAACTAGGCCAAGCCCGCCTCATGCTGAGGGGTCTCACCCCGGGACGCAACTTCTCCCTGTCAGTGCGGTGCCAGGCGGGGCCTCTCCAGGCCTCCACTCACCCTGTGGTACTGCCAGTTG AGCCTGGCCCTGTGGAGGACGTGAGGTGCCAGACTGAGGCCGCCCACCTGGTCCTGAACTGGACGATGCCCGCTGGGGACGTGGACGCCTGTCTGGTGGTGGCGGAGCAGCTGGCTGCGGGAGGGAGCACTCACCTCGTGTTCCAGGCCCACACCTCCGAGGACGCACTGCTGTTGCCCCGCCTGGAGCCCGCCACTTCCTACCGCCTCAGCCTCACCACGCTGGGCAGGAACGGGCTGTGGAGTCGGACGGTCACCCTGGTGTGCGCCACTTCTGCGGAGG TCTGGCATCCCCCAGAGTTGGCTGTGGCCCCCAAGctggagcctgagacaggaaTGGGGGTGAAGATCACACCAGGCATGTTTGGCAAGGATGATGGACAGATTCAGTGGTATGGTGTCATTGCCACCACCAACATGACAC TGGCCCGCCCTCCCCAGGAAGCCATCAACCACACGTGGTACGACCACTACTACAGAGGATACGACTCCTACCTGGCCATCTTGCTCCCCAACCCCTTCTACCCAGGACCCTGGGCTGTGCCGAGCTCCTGGACAGTGCCCATGGGTACAGAGGACTGTGGCCAGACCCAGGAGATATGTAATGGGCCACTCAAACCAAGCTCCCAGTACAG GTTCAGTATTGCTGCCTTTACCAGGTTCGGCCCTCAGGACACCACTATCTCCTTCTCGGCCTTCTCAG AGCCCCGGGCCAGCATCTCCCCAATGAAAGTGCCCCTGCTTGTCCTGGTGGGCACGGTGGCGGGCTGTGCTCTCACTATCTGTGCTGTGTTGGGCCTGCTGTGCCGGCGGCGGGCAAAGGGACAGAG gGCAGAGAAGGATGGGTTTTCCCATGAGCTGATGCCCTACAGCCTACG GCGGACCCACCGGCCCATCCCTATCCACAGCTTCCGCCAGAGCTTTGAGGCCAAGAGTGCCCATGCACATGAGGCTTTCTTTCAGGAGTTTGAG GAGCTGAAGGAGGTGGGCAGGGAGCAGCCCAGACTGGAGGCTGAACACCCTGCCAACACCACCAAGAACCGGTACCCGCATGTGCTCCCAT ATGACCACTCCAGAGTCAGGCTGACCCCGCTGGAGGGAGAGCCCCATTCCGACTACATCAATGCCAACTTCATCCCA GGCTACACCCACCCTCAAGAATTCATCGCCACCCAGGGACCGCTCAAGAAAACGCTGGAGGACTTTTGGAGACTGGTGTGGGAGCAGCATGTCCACATCATTGTCATGCTGACCGTGGGCATGGAGAACGGGAGG GTGCTATGTGAACACTACTGGCCAGCCAACTCCAGCCCTGTTACCCATGGTCACATTACCATCCACCTCCTGGCTGAGGAGTCCGAGCATGAGTGGACCAAGAGGGAATTCCAGCTGCAGCAT GAAATCCAGCAAAAACAACGGAGGATCAAGCAGATGCAGTTCACCACCTGGCCCGACCACAGCATCCCCGAGGCCCCCGGCTCCCTGCTCACCTTTGTGGAGCTGGTTCGAGAGCAGGCCAGGGTCACTCAGGGCTCCGGGCCCATCCTGGTACACTGCAG TGCGGGTGTGGGCCGGACAGGCACCTTCGTGGCCCTGTCAAGGCTGCTGCAgcagctggaggaggagcagaTGGTAGACGTGTTCAATGCTGTGTACGCGCTGCGGCTGCACCGGCCCCTCATGATCCAGACCCCG AGCCAGTACGTCTTCCTGCACAGTTGCATCATGGACAGGATTCTGGAAGGACCCTCTGACACCTCTGA GTGCAGGCCCATTTCAGTGAGGAACTTTGCCCAGGCATTTGCCCGGAGGGCGGCCAATGGCAATGCTGGCTTCTTGAAAGAGTACCAG CTCCTCCTGCAGGCCATTAAGGATGAGGCCAGCTCTTCAACCTCCCCTCCTGGCTACCAGCAGGACAGCACTGTCTCCT ATGATCGTTCTCAGGTGCAGTTTTCTCTGGTGGAGGAAAGCCCTTCTGACGACATGCCTGAAGCCTGGCTCTTCCCT GGTGGGCCTTCTGGCTGTGACCACGTGGTGCTGACAGGCCCTGCGGGGCCAGAGGAACTCTGGGATCTGGTGTGGGAGCATGGGGCCCTTGTGCTGGTCTCCCTGTGCTCATCTGAGACCCAGGAGAAG CCACAGGAGTTCTGGCCATCGGAGAAGCAGCCCATCATTACAGACACGGTGACAGTGCACTGGGTGGCCAAGAGCAACACAGCTGGCTGGCCCTGTACTCTCTTCAGGGTTACACAT